TTGGCTTGTCGGATTCGCCGTAGCTTGACGCCTTGATAAATGCAATGCGCAATTTCGGAGTCGCGATACGGCGAGACAAGTCGGCGGTAAACATATAGCTGCCGGTAAGTGCAGATAAAATCACGTCGAAATCAAACGCTTTCAGTTCAGAGGCGAGTGAGTCTACGCGCGCATTTATCTCTTGCGCTGTAATGAGTGGGGCGCTCGGCAGCTTGTACATTAAACCACCTCAAAGTTCAGCCATTGGAACATCGGCTTGAGGGCCGCAAACTTTCCGTCTGGTTCTGCCTTGTATTGCTTGTAGATGCCAAAGACGTGGTTTTCAAGAGAAGTCTTGTTGATGAAAATCTTCAGCCAATCGGCGACCGTGATGAGGTCGGTGATGTAGTTGAGGGTTTCTTCGTTGAACTTCTTTGCTACTTCGTCGATGAGGAGCGTGAGCTTATGGAAGAACATGTGGCCAAGCCCGCCAAAGCTAAAGTGCGTGTTGAGCGCTGTTGCTTCGGTGATGAGTTCGTGAATTTCTTCGATGTTCGCCTTGTTGTGCTCGTTCAGCAACTGCAATGCGGCATGGTGAATTCGGGCGTTGATTTCCACAGTGAGGATCTTTCTCATTGTGTCCGGCAAGGTGTGGTCCGGGTCGGCAAGGCTGTCGATGGAAATGCCATGGTTCAGCGCAAAGCCGGAGAACGACTTTGTGATGTTTTCGAGGTGCATCTGCGTCGAAAGCTGGTTGATGCGCTTCAGAGAATCGCTCGCGAGATTGCTCATGCGGACAACGTATGCTGTCGGATAGAGCTCGTGGAGCTGTTCCGTCGTCATGTTCGTATTTTCAACAAACGTGAGACCGCTTTCCTTTTCTTCGCCCATGGCAACGACGATGTTTACGCGGCTGAGCTGGTCCGTGACGACCAAGTTCGTGGTCACGCAAGATTCTCCGAGATCGTTGTCTTCATAAGATGTGCGCACAAGCGTCTGGCGACGGCGGGACGCAATCTTTGTTGCCGTGATGCGGGAATCCTTGTTGAGGTAGTCTTCTTCAAGTTCGAGGTGGTAAATCGCGGCACGTTCTGCCATCTGCTTGATGACGGACGGGACGTTTTCTTCGGCGTACTTTGTGAATACTTCAGCGCCGTTCCACTTGTGTTCGTTACTCGTGGCGCGAGCGAGAATGTACAGAATTTCGCTCTTGAGATTGTCGCCCATCGGGAGGAACGGCTTTAAAAGCTGCATCGCGCGGAGAGCGTAACGCATGTTCTGCACCGGTTCGAGCCCTTCGATATCGTTGAAGAACCAGCCGCAGCTCGTGAAGCTGAACAGGCAGAACTTCTGGATTTCGAGAAGTCGAATGGCCTTAGCGCGGTCTTCTTGCTTTTCGTAATCCTTGAGCGTATCCTTGAGGTACTGTTCCTTGCGGGATTCGTCTTCGGGGGCTACAATCACCTGGATGTAGTTGTTACGTGCTTCCCATGGATCAATCTTCGAAATCTTTTCGAATTCGCGAACGAAGATGTTGTCGGCGACTTCCTTGAGATGGTTAAAGGCATCGCGGAGCGGGCCTCTCCATTTTTGGTTCCAGTCGGCGCCACCGCCGGTGGAGCAACCGCAGTCTCTGTACCAGCGGCCTACGCCATGAGCGCAGCTCCAGGCGCAGCCTTCACCGTAGAAGTTCTTGAGTTCGACTTCGTGCTTGGGCGGGAACTTTTCGAGGAACCAACCGTAGTTCACCGGAACCATGTTGTTCTGCGGGGCGAACTTGTTGTAGAGCCATGCGGCGCACATGTCGCCAAACGGTTCATGGTGGCCGTAGGATTCTCCGTCAGTGCCAATGCTTACGAGCTGGGGATCGTTACGGTTGGCGTCCCAGGCGCTTTCAATGCGGTGGCCGAAAGTGCCTGCATCGCGGAGTAAATGTTCAAAGCCGACGGCGCTCGAAAGCCACGGGTTGTAGAAGAACACGTCGAGGTAACCGTCACAGACGAGGTTGCCTTCCTTGTCGCGCGGGTAAATGCGGTACGGGCGCGTGGTATCGATATTCGTGTTGCTGCAATCGGTCCACTTCTTGTCGCCAAACTTGCGGAACTTGTCAGCCTGCGTGGGCGAGAGAATCGTGTACTTGATGCCTGCCTTGATGAGCTCGACAACTGTTTCAAAGTTGATGGCGGTTTCGGCAAGCCACATGGCTTCGGGCATGCGACCGAAATGGAACTTGAAATCTTCAATGCCCCAGCGAATTTGTGTACGCTTGTCTTGCGTGCTTGCGAGCGGCATGATGATGTGGTTGTAAACTTGTGCAATCGCATTGCCGTGCCCGTTCATGCGTTCCTGGCTGCGCTTGTCGGCGTCCTGAATGCGTTTGTAGGTGTCGGGCGTGTTGGTACGGATCCAGCCCATGAGAGTCGGGCCGATGTTGAAGCTCATGAAATCGTAGTTGTTTACGATGTCGACAATTTTGCCTTTAGAATTTAAAATACGGCTTGCGGAGTTCGGGCTATAGCACTCGCTTGCAATGCGTTCGTTCCAGTCGTGGAACGGACGTGCGCTTGGCTGGTTCTCGATAACACCAGTCCAAGGATTTTCGCGAGGGGGCTGATAAAAATGTCCGTGAATAGTAAAGTAAAGGGGGGTCTTTTCGGTCATGGTTTAAAAATAGAAAAAAGGTTCAAAAGTGAACCTTTTTTTTAAAATACATGTTGCGACGCGCACTATTTTAAGCGCAAAACCTGCATGGTATTGTGATGTCCGACACTTGCCTTGACTATGTAGTTGCCGGCGGCGAGCGATTGGAGGCTTAAGCTATGCGTTCCTGCCGAAATTTGACCTTGCAAAAGTGTTGCAACGCGGTGTCCGGTCAGGTCAAAAACGGTAACGGTGGCGCGGCCGTTTTGATTTGTGGAGAGCGAAAGCGACTTCCCGTTTATGGCAAGTTTTACGTTGTTTGCTCTTTGCGTGAATATGTTGATGATGGGGTTGTTGACGGTGACATTTCCCCAGCCAGGCATGTCATCAAGAGCGATGATGCGCTTATCATCGAGATTCTTCTTCCACATTTCTGTGGTCGTCTTTTCCAAGAAGTTTCCGCTCCAGGTTTGGCTCCATGTCATCCAATAGCTCCAATTAGCTTTGTCTTCGGCGATGCTATCGATGTCCGGAATGGCTCCGTTTTCGCTCAAGGCAATCATCTTGTTCGTGCCCACATCGCTTACGATTTTGTTGTAGTAGTTTGCTCCGGAATTATGGTCGTTGAGCGGATCGTAAATGTCAACTGCGACGATGTCCACGTATTCATCGCCGGGGTACCAGCTTGCATTGAGGGCGGAGTAATCGTAACCAAATTGCGGGTCCGTATTGATGTTCCATACCCAAATCAAGTTGTTGAGACCGTTTGTTTTTACCATGCGGTCAAAGACGAGACGATAAAGTTGTTTGTAACAGTCTCCACTGCCCACGCCCCACCAGAACCAACCACCGCTTGCTTCGTGAAGCGGGCGCCAGATAACGGCAACGTCTTTCTCTTGCAATTGCTTGAACAGTGCAGAAACTTTATCGATGTCGTTTACGATGTCCTTGTATTCCTGCGAGGCGGTGTTGATTTCCTTGCAGGTGGAATCCTTGAATGCCTTGGTGTAGTTGAAGCACGTGTTGCTTTCGCTAGAACCCTTTGCGCCATTGGCACAGCCACTGCTGCGGTAGCCATTCATGGGGTAGGTGTCTTTGGTGTAGAATACGGTATCTTCGCCGACTTTCCAATGCCATGTGAATGTCGGGATGCCTCCCAACTTCCAGAGTTCTTCTGCCATCAGGAGGTTGTTTTCGGAGTAACCTCTGAACCAGCCTTCATCGGAATGTCCGCCGGCGGCAAAGAGCATGTCGAAACCGCCAATGGCGGGGTAGTGCCCAGAGCGCTTGTAGAATTCGGCAATATCCGTCTGGCCTTTCCACGAGACTTCTGCGTCGGTGTACTTGCAGGAATCGGCAGGTGTGCAGCCTCCTGGCGGAATGAGTCGCATGTTGCCGTAATCGTAGTTGAAATTCTGGTCGCTAATCATCATGCCGCTAAGCGTTGCTTTCGTAAAGTTTTCGCGCAAGAACGAGAATACCTTGCGTGCAGATTCCGAAGCGTTGGGCGTGACAGGTGCGGTACCGATTTTGTATTCCGGATCGGGGTGGCGTTCAACGGTGATGTAGTCCACGCCGATGGCTTGGTTTCCGACCGTAATCTTGTTTTCACCAACCTTCATTTTTGCCGATGCGGACACGACATAGCTCGAATCGCAATTACGCGGAGTCGTGAGCATGGAACCTACATCGACACCGTTGACTGTGATTTTAGAGGTAATCCAGTCGAATTGCTTGATGAGAACTTTTGTGGTAATATCGTAAACGGCGGTCTCTTCGACTTTGACCGTAAACGTAATGCCGCTAGCGTCGGCGGGCTTAGCGTATTTGCCTCCGGAGAAGTCTGCGTCTTCGGCAACGGTTGCGCCGCTCAAATCTTCGGCTTCGTAAGTTGTCGGTGCGGCATAAGCTGATGTAGCCGCGATTGCTGTGGCAAAAGCCATTGCGGAGCGTGCGCCCGCGAATAATTTACATCCCATAATCATACACTCCATTTTTTTTGCGTTGTCATCCCGGCCTTGTGCCGGGAACGTTGTTTTTTGCATTGTCATCCCGGATTTATTCCGGGATCGGTATTCTCAATTACTTTATCAGAATCTTTCCGTTCTGGTTAAATCCATTGCCTTGCACTTTCACAAGGTATTGCCCGGCTGCGATTTCGTTCAAGTTGATGCTTGCTGCGCCATTGATAGCACGGCTCATCACCTGATTGCCCTGCATATCGAAAATCGCGACTTTTGCGTTGGCGCTTGGAACGTTAATTTGCAAATTCTTGCCGATGACGGACAAACTTGCGATGCCCTTCTGCGAACGTAACGTATTCTTGATTCCTGTTGTCGGCGGCGTGACGATTTCGTACTTGTCCCAGCCCGGCATGTCTTCGAGCGTCAAGGTGTATTCGTTGTTCATCACGATTTTCCAGCTTTCCTTGGTGTTGTCGTTTGCCCAACCTTCCATCGCGTAGTCGCCATACCACGGCATAAACCAGCTCCAGTTGGCGCCATCAGCCTTCATTTCGTCAGGGTAGGGCACGGAGCCATTTTCGCTGAGCGTTACAATCTTTCTACCACCGAACATTTCCTTGACGGTTTCAAAACTACCGACAAGGCTAGAGTGGTTGGATTCGCGCGGATAGTAATAGTAGTCGCGGCCCACAACGTCCACGTATTCATCGCCCGGATACCAGTCGAGTGCATTGCTTGCTTCGTCGGTGGTCCACACCCAAATCAAGTTGTGCAAACCTTTCTGGTTTACGAAAATATCGAACATGAGCTTGTACAAAGCAACGCACGGCTTGGCGCCATCGGTGCCCCACCAGAACCACTTACCACTTGCTTCGTGGAGCGGGCGCCAAAGAACGGCAACGCCTTCTTTTTGCAAAGTCAAAAGCGAGTCGGCGATCATTTCCATGTCGCGGACAATGGCCTTGTATTCATCGCTACTTGTTTTCCATTTGCCGGTGGATTCGTCGTAAGCCTTGTTGATGCTGAATTCTGCGAAAGGAGTGTTGCCACTAGATTCGGTGTAGAACGCTTCGACTTCGAGCGTCGGGTCTTTCCAATGCCAGTTGAATTGCGGAATGCCGCCAGCTTTCCAAACGGTCTTTGCCATTTCGAGCGAGGCGTGCGTGTAGCCTTGATACCATTGCTGGTCGGAATTCTTGCCCGAAGCGTGCAAAAAGTCAAAGCCCACGAGAACCACGTTCTTGCCGCTTGCTTGGTTGATGTAGCTGAGTTCGGTTTGCGTTTCGTAGTTTTGCGGGGTGTACTGGCCGTTGTTTTCGAACGGGCGTTCCGTCATGACGCCGCTAATCACGTGCTTGCCGAAATTGTTGAGCAAGAAGTTGTAGAGTTTCTGTGCGCTTTCGGTCGGCTCTGGCGTGACCGGAGTCGGGGAGAGGCTCCACGGGCTTGCTTCGTATTCCGTGAGTTCAATGTAGTCAATGTTGACCCAGCCCCAACTGTGGACGATGCCAATCTTGTTTTCGCCTGTGGTGAGCTTGATTTTGCCTGCGCCCTTGATGGTCTTGAAATCATCAGATGTGCCGAAAGAAATCTGTCCGGCAGAAACATCGTTGACGGTCAAGTTCTGGATTTTGTTTCCGGAAGCTGTTGGCAACTGGTATGTGGCCCAAAGTGTGTAATAACCCGTGGCGGGTACAGTCACTTTGAATTCCAGGTTGCCTTCTTTCATCTGGACGTACTTGCCACCAGAAGCCTTAGCGTCTTCGGTAACGACGACTTTGTGGTCATCGGCGAGGACGGCGTCTTCGGCTTCTAAACGGATGGGGGTGGCTGCAAAAGCAGTGCCTGCGAGTGCAGCGACAGTTGCCGTAGCGACAAAATTTGTGTAGTTAAAGTGTTTCATAAACATCCATATCTCCACCCCTAAATCTATATTCTTACACCCCAAATTCAAAGGATTTTATTGTTGCTTTGTCTCCCCGGATTTATTCCGGGGCCAGTTTATGCATTAAAATTGCTGCTTTGTTATATGAAAAGAGTCCCGTTTTCGCGGGACTCTCGAAACATTTTATAAATCGTCTTTTTACTTCACAATCACGGGCTGCGTCGTAGTGATTCCAATACCCTTCATACGGATGATGTACTGGCCCTTCGGCATATCAGCGAGGCTGAACACGTAATTGCCTGCGCCAAGCACTCCGTTAAAGAGCGTGGCAACGATTCTTCCGTTCATGCCGAACACATCGACGCTGACCTGGCCCTTAGCCTTTGTGTTGAGCATAATCTTGTCGCCGTTGACGGTGAACTTGGACGTGGCGGCGAGCTTGCTCTTGGAAATCGAAGTCTTGCCGTAAACGTAGTTTTCATCGAAGACGATCTTGATTTCCGGAATCATTTCTTCGGTGTTTTCGTAACCGCGCTTGAAGGCGTCGTACTTGTCAGTGTTGAAGTCAAAGAGCGTCAAATCGCCGGCCTTGATGTCGTCGTAAATCACCGTGCCGGTGTAGCCGGAGGCGTAGTTGGCAAGCGTGATGCTGAGCGTCTTGTTGCGGTCGGCAAAGCTAGAGATGTCGATGGAGCAAGTGACCTTTTCACCTGCCGGAACCTTGCAGCTACCGTCCGTTTCGGTCCAGGTCCAAGAATCCGTGAGCTTGAAAATCAGGTAGATGTCTGCGGTGGATGCGCCGTTGTTCTTGGCGGTCCACGTAAACGTTGTTGCGCCGGAGAGGTCCCAGCCGCCCTTGTTCTGGTATTCGACCTGGCCGTTGTCTGCACCGTAAGTCACGGCCATCATGCCGTTTCCGCCCGTGGAACTGGAAATGTCCACATCCTTGATCTTGATGGAGGCTTCTTCCGTTGCGGCGAGAGCCGTCATTGCCTTGAGCGCGGGATCAATCGTGTAGCTGTAACCACCGAAATTCGCTTCGGTCTTGTCGCCGATGTACTGCCAAGCGAGAGCGCCTGCGTAACCGCCGTCAAAAGCCTTGCGGTAGCATTCTTCCGTTGTAATTTCTGTCTTTGCGGCGAAATTGGATCTGTAAGTATCGCCAGCCCAACCGCTTGCTGGGAATTCGCCAATGATCATCGGCTTGGAATCGTAGCTATACTTGGTAGCCATCTGGGCTGCTGTATTCACGAACGGGCTTACGGAATTGTCTTGCCAGTACGGGTAATAGTGCGTCTGGAAAAAGTCGAGCGTACCGTTGGCTTCGCCACCCGCTTCGATGAGGGCTGCGTCATTCCAATGCTTCTGATACTTGATGTTCACGCTACCCGTCGAAACGAGAAGTTCCGGGTTTGTCGTGTGGATGGCCGCTGCAACCTTGTTCGTAAACTTCTGGATTTTGGCGAGCGCCATCTTCTTTGTGGTCCAACCGCTACATTCACTAGTCATGCCCTCGGGTTCGTTAAAGACTTCCCAAGTCATGAGCGCTTTGTGATTGCCAATGGCTTTCACGACCGGAATCAAAACGTTGTCTATAAAAGCCTTGGTGCCCGCGTCTTCGAAAAGCAATTCGTTAGCAGTGATGTCGAGCTTTTCGTTGTAAAGACCCCACTGGTTCGGCTCCATCAAGTTGTGGCTGAAAAGGCACATCGAGACCATCACGCCGTATTCTTCGGCGATGTCCAAAGCTTTTTTCATGTTTGCGATGGTATTTTCCTTCGGGCCTGTGACCAAATGCGTCGTTTCGTCAATTGTTGGGCTCTGGCTCATGTTGTTAAAGAGCCACCAACGAATAGCGTTACCGCCTGCGGCACGCGTGCCTTCCACGGCCTTGCGCCATGCATTCTCGTCCAGCGGGGAAGCACCCACGTCGGAATTGTAGTCGCTCCAGGCGAGGTTTGTACCCGAGAAGAAAATCTTCTTGCCGTTATACTGAAGGTCTGTGCCGCTCACCTTGAGTCCCGGTGCTGCAAATGCTGCTGTTCCGAGGAGCGATGTTACGAGCAAAGTCTTGAAGTTGATCATTGGGTATCCCTTGATATGTTTTTGCTGAAACTAAATAAAAAAGTTAAAATAAGCTATTTTAGAATCGCGGGGGTGTTGACAAAACCGTCAAAAATGTCCACACTCCAGACATCCAAACAACTGTATTGAAAAATAGATTTGTAAAAAATGAAGTCAAGACACACTGTGATAAAGTGCAATATTTTCACGGAAATGTAAGATAAATAAACGTTTTATTTTGGCTGTTCGGGGCAAAAAGTGACGGAATGCACATTACAAGGAAAGGCGACCGCTTGTGCGGCCGCCTTTAGGTATTTGGCTTTTTGTGTTATAGTCTACTTGATGAGAACCTTCTGGGTGGCAGAGATTCCGGCGCCCTTGGCGCGGATGATGTACTGACCCTTGTTGAGGTTCTGGAGGCTGAACGTGTGGCTGCCTGTGCTGAGGTTTCCGCGGTGGAGTGTCGCGACGCGCTTGCCGATCATGTTGAACACGTCGATGCTTGCGAAACCGGAAACGTTTGCGGTGAGCGAGAGGTTGCCGTTCTTGACGCTCATGCCAGCCTTCTTTGCGGCGGCAATCGGCTTAAGTGCGGAAGGCGTTACCGGCGTACCGTCCTTGTTATAGAGCTCGATACTTGCGATGTGGCCCTTGCTCTGGTCTGCGGCGGTGAAGAGTTCAGTCTTCTTGTTGAATCCGTTAATGATGATTCCGTTGTCCGTGACCATGTTGTCAAAGAGGACGGTGCCTTCGAAACCGTTTGCGCCTGCCAAGATGAAGGTGACGGAGAAGAGGTTGTCGAGGTCCATCGGATGTTCAACGCCTGCGTTGTCGGTATAAGTCTCGATAGCGAATTCGCAAGTGGCCTTGGCGCCGTCATTGAGCCAGCAGCCGTCAGACGGAGACTGTTCCCAGGTCCATGCCTTATCGGCGGAACCATCGCGGACAAATGCCATGCCGATCCAGATGCCGTTCATTTCGCCACCGGAACCCTTGTTTTCGATTGTGACGGCGATGCTCTTTGCGCCGGTCAGTTTCGGAACCTTCTTGAATTCGATGTTTGCACCGCTGTCGTTGATAGCCTTGTAGGTCACGCCCATGACGAGGTCAACATTTTCCGGATTGGCCTTGGCCGTGTCTGCACCGAACTTGGCATTCTGTGTAGAAGTCGGGCAAACGTTTGTTGCTGCGGCAGCTTCGCTATAGTTGTCCCAACCCGGCATTTTGTCGAGGGTGATGATGCGTTCGTCAGCGAGGTTCTTCTGCCATACGCTTGCTGCAGTCTGGCTCACATAGCCGCCGTTCCAGCTCGGGGATTCGTACCACGGCATCCACCAGCTC
This genomic window from Fibrobacter sp. UWB2 contains:
- a CDS encoding glycosyl hydrolase, whose protein sequence is MFMKHFNYTNFVATATVAALAGTAFAATPIRLEAEDAVLADDHKVVVTEDAKASGGKYVQMKEGNLEFKVTVPATGYYTLWATYQLPTASGNKIQNLTVNDVSAGQISFGTSDDFKTIKGAGKIKLTTGENKIGIVHSWGWVNIDYIELTEYEASPWSLSPTPVTPEPTESAQKLYNFLLNNFGKHVISGVMTERPFENNGQYTPQNYETQTELSYINQASGKNVVLVGFDFLHASGKNSDQQWYQGYTHASLEMAKTVWKAGGIPQFNWHWKDPTLEVEAFYTESSGNTPFAEFSINKAYDESTGKWKTSSDEYKAIVRDMEMIADSLLTLQKEGVAVLWRPLHEASGKWFWWGTDGAKPCVALYKLMFDIFVNQKGLHNLIWVWTTDEASNALDWYPGDEYVDVVGRDYYYYPRESNHSSLVGSFETVKEMFGGRKIVTLSENGSVPYPDEMKADGANWSWFMPWYGDYAMEGWANDNTKESWKIVMNNEYTLTLEDMPGWDKYEIVTPPTTGIKNTLRSQKGIASLSVIGKNLQINVPSANAKVAIFDMQGNQVMSRAINGAASINLNEIAAGQYLVKVQGNGFNQNGKILIK
- a CDS encoding DUF3536 domain-containing protein — its product is MTEKTPLYFTIHGHFYQPPRENPWTGVIENQPSARPFHDWNERIASECYSPNSASRILNSKGKIVDIVNNYDFMSFNIGPTLMGWIRTNTPDTYKRIQDADKRSQERMNGHGNAIAQVYNHIIMPLASTQDKRTQIRWGIEDFKFHFGRMPEAMWLAETAINFETVVELIKAGIKYTILSPTQADKFRKFGDKKWTDCSNTNIDTTRPYRIYPRDKEGNLVCDGYLDVFFYNPWLSSAVGFEHLLRDAGTFGHRIESAWDANRNDPQLVSIGTDGESYGHHEPFGDMCAAWLYNKFAPQNNMVPVNYGWFLEKFPPKHEVELKNFYGEGCAWSCAHGVGRWYRDCGCSTGGGADWNQKWRGPLRDAFNHLKEVADNIFVREFEKISKIDPWEARNNYIQVIVAPEDESRKEQYLKDTLKDYEKQEDRAKAIRLLEIQKFCLFSFTSCGWFFNDIEGLEPVQNMRYALRAMQLLKPFLPMGDNLKSEILYILARATSNEHKWNGAEVFTKYAEENVPSVIKQMAERAAIYHLELEEDYLNKDSRITATKIASRRRQTLVRTSYEDNDLGESCVTTNLVVTDQLSRVNIVVAMGEEKESGLTFVENTNMTTEQLHELYPTAYVVRMSNLASDSLKRINQLSTQMHLENITKSFSGFALNHGISIDSLADPDHTLPDTMRKILTVEINARIHHAALQLLNEHNKANIEEIHELITEATALNTHFSFGGLGHMFFHKLTLLIDEVAKKFNEETLNYITDLITVADWLKIFINKTSLENHVFGIYKQYKAEPDGKFAALKPMFQWLNFEVV
- a CDS encoding T9SS type A sorting domain-containing protein, with amino-acid sequence MINFKTLLVTSLLGTAAFAAPGLKVSGTDLQYNGKKIFFSGTNLAWSDYNSDVGASPLDENAWRKAVEGTRAAGGNAIRWWLFNNMSQSPTIDETTHLVTGPKENTIANMKKALDIAEEYGVMVSMCLFSHNLMEPNQWGLYNEKLDITANELLFEDAGTKAFIDNVLIPVVKAIGNHKALMTWEVFNEPEGMTSECSGWTTKKMALAKIQKFTNKVAAAIHTTNPELLVSTGSVNIKYQKHWNDAALIEAGGEANGTLDFFQTHYYPYWQDNSVSPFVNTAAQMATKYSYDSKPMIIGEFPASGWAGDTYRSNFAAKTEITTEECYRKAFDGGYAGALAWQYIGDKTEANFGGYSYTIDPALKAMTALAATEEASIKIKDVDISSSTGGNGMMAVTYGADNGQVEYQNKGGWDLSGATTFTWTAKNNGASTADIYLIFKLTDSWTWTETDGSCKVPAGEKVTCSIDISSFADRNKTLSITLANYASGYTGTVIYDDIKAGDLTLFDFNTDKYDAFKRGYENTEEMIPEIKIVFDENYVYGKTSISKSKLAATSKFTVNGDKIMLNTKAKGQVSVDVFGMNGRIVATLFNGVLGAGNYVFSLADMPKGQYIIRMKGIGITTTQPVIVK
- a CDS encoding glycosyl hydrolase, with amino-acid sequence MGCKLFAGARSAMAFATAIAATSAYAAPTTYEAEDLSGATVAEDADFSGGKYAKPADASGITFTVKVEETAVYDITTKVLIKQFDWITSKITVNGVDVGSMLTTPRNCDSSYVVSASAKMKVGENKITVGNQAIGVDYITVERHPDPEYKIGTAPVTPNASESARKVFSFLRENFTKATLSGMMISDQNFNYDYGNMRLIPPGGCTPADSCKYTDAEVSWKGQTDIAEFYKRSGHYPAIGGFDMLFAAGGHSDEGWFRGYSENNLLMAEELWKLGGIPTFTWHWKVGEDTVFYTKDTYPMNGYRSSGCANGAKGSSESNTCFNYTKAFKDSTCKEINTASQEYKDIVNDIDKVSALFKQLQEKDVAVIWRPLHEASGGWFWWGVGSGDCYKQLYRLVFDRMVKTNGLNNLIWVWNINTDPQFGYDYSALNASWYPGDEYVDIVAVDIYDPLNDHNSGANYYNKIVSDVGTNKMIALSENGAIPDIDSIAEDKANWSYWMTWSQTWSGNFLEKTTTEMWKKNLDDKRIIALDDMPGWGNVTVNNPIINIFTQRANNVKLAINGKSLSLSTNQNGRATVTVFDLTGHRVATLLQGQISAGTHSLSLQSLAAGNYIVKASVGHHNTMQVLRLK